The Pleurodeles waltl isolate 20211129_DDA chromosome 6, aPleWal1.hap1.20221129, whole genome shotgun sequence genome has a segment encoding these proteins:
- the GJD3 gene encoding gap junction delta-3 protein produces the protein MGEWSFLSSLLDAVQEHSPMVGRFWLVVMLIFRILILATVGSDVFEDEQEEFICNTMQPGCRQVCYDKAFPISHYRFWVFHIVLLSAPAVLFVIYSMHQGTKINREEATVPAPAVTTVAIGAVPKSPCRTKLQVEQRIQHIRTFYIVNVVLRIMAEVGFLVGQWLLYGFKVDMQFNCTRDPCPHVVSCYVSRPTEKTIFVQFYFVVGVVSTILSLAELGHLIFKDKCKRPMPASYEQDNWSNREQEKSRHLLLQGRHLIPQRKDGARGSQSMPNHFTPSTVFQPKSPSSTPNSSKSSRSTARVADLAV, from the coding sequence ATGGGGGAATGGAGCTTTCTCAGCTCTCTGCTGGATGCGGTGCAGGAGCACTCGCCTATGGTGGGTCGCTTTTGGCTCGTGGTCATGCTGATATTCCGCATCCTGATCCTGGCCACGGTGGGCAGCGACGTCTTCGAGGACGAGCAGGAGGAGTTCATCTGCAACACTATGCAGCCGGGCTGCCGGCAAGTGTGCTATGATAAGGCCTTTCCCATCTCACACTATCGCTTCTGGGTCTTCCATATCGTGTTGCTTTCAGCCCCAGCCGTCCTGTTTGTTATCTATTCCATGCACCAGGGCACCAAAATTAACAGAGAGGAAGCGACAGTGCCAGccccagcagtgacaacagtggcgATAGGAGCAGTGCCAAAGAGCCCTTGCCGGACCAAGCTTCAGGTAGAACAACGCATCCAACACATCCGTACCTTCTACATTGTCAATGTGGTCCTGCGGATCATGGCAGAGGTGGGGTTCTTAGTTGGACAGTGGCTTCTTTATGGGTTCAAGGTGGATATGCAGTTCAATTGCACCCGCGACCCTTGTCCACACGTAGTTTCCTGTTATGTGTCCCGTCCCACCGAGAAAACTATATTTGTCCAGTTCTACTTCGTAGTCGGGGTGGTCTCCACTATTCTCAGCCTGGCGGAGCTGGGCCACCTCATCTTTAAGGATAAATGCAAGAGGCCAATGCCGGCATCCTATGAGCAGGACAATTGGTCAAATCGGGAACAGGAAAAATCTCGGCACCTCTTGCTGCAGGGCCGGCACCTCATTCCCCAGAGGAAGGATGGTGCCCGAGGGAGTCAGAGCATGCCAAATCATTTCACACCAAGCACTGTGTTCCAGCCCAAGTCTCCCTCCAGCACTCCCAACAGCAGTAAGTCCTCTAGATCTACAGCCCGGGTGGCTGACCTTGCAGTGTAG